The following coding sequences lie in one Maylandia zebra isolate NMK-2024a linkage group LG14, Mzebra_GT3a, whole genome shotgun sequence genomic window:
- the zgc:152863 gene encoding sushi domain-containing protein 6 has protein sequence MSASVLSPWPCGPVSLVCGLFLLASSPLLIAGKMNCTHPLVPEYGGFRCDPSPCQGFPHKTTIRLFCESGYQMRTPLSRCRNGKWGPPISACIPMKGNPIPKPDDSMPSMATTAVGVSIFLLTTTACLVLKSRLYPCQSQSRRSSDQLDLMVDGLPVSLPSYEEAVYGSWGQRIPACSAPGPTQLLLAQEAPGCQQSSPSSQSDGSHCPLLSGQSPDNPPPPYEEVQSPHARDRMNDGDVLQLRVALSDDKDT, from the exons ATGTCGGCCTCAGTCCTCTCTCCATGGCCGTGTGGACCCGTCAGTCTGGTCTGTGGACTCTTCCTGCTGGCCTCCTCACCACTCCTCATTGCAG gcAAAATGAACTGCACTCACCCTCTGGTGCCAGAATATGGAGGTTTTCGCTGCGATCCCTCCCCGTGCCAAGGCTTCCCTCACAAGACCACCATCCGCCTCTTCTGTGAATCAGGATACCAGATGAGGACCCCACTGTCCAGGTGCCGCAACGGGAAGTGGGGTCCTCCCATATCTGCCTGCATCCCCATGAAAG GCAATCCTATCCCAAAACCCGACGACTCAATGCCCAGCATGGCCACGACTGCAGTGGGTGTGTCCATCTTCCTGCTCACCACCACCGCCTGCCTGGTCCTCAAGTCCCGGCTCTACCCCTGTCAATCACAAAG ccgTCGCTCCTCAGACCAGCTGGACCTGATGGTGGACGGGCTTCCAGTTTCCCTTCCCTCCTATGAGGAGGCGGTGTACGGCAGCTGGGGGCAGCGCATCCCTGCCTGCTCAGCTCCCGGGCCCACGCAGCTCCTCCTGGCTCAGGAGGCCCCGGGCTGTCAGCAGTCTTCCCCGAGCAGCCAGTCAGACGGCAGCCACTGCCCGCTCCTATCGGGCCAAAGCCCTGACAACCCTCCACCGCCTTACGAAGAGGTCCAGTCGCCACATGCCAGAGACAGGATGAATGACGGGGACGTCCTGCAGCTCCGCGTTGCACTTTCAGACGATAAGGACACATGA